CGCGGCGTGGGCCGGAGGCGCGGGCCCGTCCCGGGACGCCGACCCGGAAGCGATCCTCGCCTCCATGGGCGAGTCCGCCGACCGGGTCCTCGACTACACGATGACCCTGGTCCGGCAGGAGCGCATGGGCGACACCCTGCAGCCCGAGCGCACCGCGATCGAGAAGTGGGCGCGCCCGTACCGGATCTACCTCAAGGAGATCGCCGGATTCGACTCGGGGCAGGAGGTCCTGTTCGTCCGGGGATGGAACGGCGACCGGCTCCGCGCTCACAAGGGGGGGATTCTGAGCTGGATCACCGTGAACCTGGATCCGCAAGGGGCGCGGGCGATGGCGCATGCGCACCATCCGGTGACGGATGCGAGCCTCCCGGGGTTCGTGAAGACGGTGCTCGACAACGTGGCGGAAGCCAGCCGGCGCGGGGAGGGAAGCGTGCGCTCCGTCGGCCGGGAGGCGCTCTGGGGCAGGCCCTCGATCGAGATCGAGCTCACGAGCCCCCGCGCCGGGGACCCTCGCGTGATGAAGAAGGGGGAGACGCTCTGGGACGTCGCGCGGGAGTCGGGCCAGACGATGTACGTGATCCTCCACGCGAACCGCGCGAAGGGGTGGCGCACAACGCGCGACCCGCGGCCGGGCGACTCCGTTTTCGTCCCACGCTACTATGCCGGGAAGGTCCTCCTCTGGGTGGACGAAGAGTTGAAGCTGCCGATCCAGGCGCTCATTTACGACCACGACGGGAACCTGTACGAGCGGTACGAGCACCACGACCTCAGGGTGAACGTCGGCCTCACCGACGCGGACTTCGATCCGAAGAACTCCGCGTACGGCTTCTGAAATAGAATGACTTGCCACGACGAGAGGAGGGCTGCGATGAGACCCGCCCGCGCCGGAGCCGCCGTACTCGCGCTTCTCTGGATCGTCTCCTGCGGCCTCTTCGCCACCGGCATCAGGAACATTCGGGACCACCCCCGGGACTACGACGGCAAGACCGTCACCGTCTCGGGCGAGGTCAAGAGCGCGACGAACCTCCTCGTCGTGAAGTACTTCACCCTCGCCGACTCGACCGGCGAGATCACGGTCATCACGGAGCGGCCGCTTCCCAAGGCCGGGAACCACCTCAGGGTGACCGGAGTGGTCCACGAGGCGTTCTCGCTCGGCGACACCAGCGCCGTGGTCATCAAGGAGAGCGGCGGGGAGCCGAAGTGAGGGTCGGGTTCGCCGCGCTCGCGCTCCTCGTCTCAGCCGCGGCGGTCGCCGGGGACGCCCCGCCGGCCGCGGCGCCGTCCTCCGCTCCCGATCCCCGACAGATCCTCCGCAGGATGGGCGAGGCCGCCGATCGTCTCCAGGACTACACGACGCTCCTGGTGAAGCAGGAGTACTTCCTGGACGACGGGAAGCTCGAGCCCGAGGAGCAGCTCCGGTTCAAGTGGGCCCGCCCGTACCGGGTCTACTTCCGGAACGTCGTGGGGCCGAATCCGGGACGCGAGGTGCTCTACGCACGCGGCTGGAACGGCGACCGGATCCGCGTCCACACCGGTTGGTTCTTCAACCTGAACCTCGACCCACGCAGCGCTTGGGCGACCGACGGCACCCACCACCCGATCGACGAGTCGAGCCTCCCGGATCTCGCGCACCTGATCCTGACCAACGTCGCCGAGGCCGACAAGGC
The Terriglobia bacterium genome window above contains:
- a CDS encoding DUF1571 domain-containing protein, yielding MRSLRRFGWPLGLAVALAAWAGGAGPSRDADPEAILASMGESADRVLDYTMTLVRQERMGDTLQPERTAIEKWARPYRIYLKEIAGFDSGQEVLFVRGWNGDRLRAHKGGILSWITVNLDPQGARAMAHAHHPVTDASLPGFVKTVLDNVAEASRRGEGSVRSVGREALWGRPSIEIELTSPRAGDPRVMKKGETLWDVARESGQTMYVILHANRAKGWRTTRDPRPGDSVFVPRYYAGKVLLWVDEELKLPIQALIYDHDGNLYERYEHHDLRVNVGLTDADFDPKNSAYGF
- a CDS encoding DUF1571 domain-containing protein, with the translated sequence MRVGFAALALLVSAAAVAGDAPPAAAPSSAPDPRQILRRMGEAADRLQDYTTLLVKQEYFLDDGKLEPEEQLRFKWARPYRVYFRNVVGPNPGREVLYARGWNGDRIRVHTGWFFNLNLDPRSAWATDGTHHPIDESSLPDLAHLILTNVAEADKAHEGSMRWVGRREVDGRACEEIELTSPRSGTVHVMEKGETLWTVARAYGKSMYAVLQANRSRGWTGPGGPRRGDSVFVPRYYAGRLDVCVDRTLLLPLRLLVWDYDGNLYERYEHRDLKVDVGLGDADFDPKNPAYRF